From a single Mobula birostris isolate sMobBir1 chromosome 13, sMobBir1.hap1, whole genome shotgun sequence genomic region:
- the LOC140207633 gene encoding uncharacterized protein has translation MAHQQVHTGERPFTCSLCGKRFTRSAKLKVHQRVHTGERPFTCLLCGKGFTQSSTLMLHQRIHTGERPFTCLDCGKGFTQSSTLLAHQSVHTGERPFTCSVCGKGFTQLSTLMVHQRVHTGARPFTCSNCAETFTRSSNLQRHQRVHTGEKPFTCSVCGKGFTRSSNLQRHQRVHTGERPFTCLDCGKGFTSSSKLKVHQRVHTGERPFTCSDCGKGFTQSSHLQSHQRVHTGEKPFTCSDCGKGFSRSSSLLAHQSVHTGEKQFIC, from the coding sequence atggctcaccagcaagttcacactggggagcggccattcacctgctcattgtgtgggaagcgattcactcggtcagctaaactgaaggtacatcagcgagttcacaccggggagcggccattcacgtGCTtattgtgtgggaagggattcactcagtcatccaccctaatgctgcaccagcgaattcacactggagagaggccattcacctgcttagactgcgggaagggattcactcagtcatccaccctactggcacaccagtcagttcacactggggagaggccgttcacctgctcagtgtgtgggaagggatttactcagtTATCCACCCTAAtggtgcaccagcgagttcacactggggcgaggccattcacctgctcaaactgtgcGGAgacattcactcggtcatccaacctacagagacaccagcgagttcatactggagagaagccattcacttgctcagtctgtgggaagggattcactcggtcatccaacctacagagacaccagcgagttcacactggagagaggccattcacgtgcctagactgtgggaagggattcacatcatcatctaaactgaaggtacatcagcgagttcacactggagagaggccgttcacctgctcagattgtgggaagggattcactcaatcatcccacctacagagtcaccagcgagttcacactggggagaagccgttcacctgctcagactgtggaaagggattcagtcggtcatcctccctcttggcacaccagtcagttcacactggggagaagcagtTCATCTGTTGA